In Pseudorasbora parva isolate DD20220531a chromosome 9, ASM2467924v1, whole genome shotgun sequence, the following proteins share a genomic window:
- the e2f5 gene encoding transcription factor E2F5 — protein sequence MAESNSASFPHTTPNGSSRHEKSLGLLTVKFVTLLQEAKDGVLDLKVAADSLAVKQKRRIYDITNVLEGIGLIEKKTKNTIQWKGESSGCQPQEVLEQVELLKANIADLEIQERELDMQKACLQQSIKHLNEDSSSCRYSYVTHEDICDAFGGDTLLAVMAPSGTQLEVPVPEMGHNGQKKYQVNLRSHSAPIQVMLINRETSSCKPVVVSVPPLDDISAMPTPPSTPAGLQRFPISTADLCDIKCGSLKSPAAEHQLTPSSTSPDMHMECNPESPSSQCLLMQGSLVAPEEQQREIGGQDLQSMLEEMRDEREGVSNLIDELMSSDVFPLLRLSPNPGVDYNFNLDDNEGVCDLFDVQILNY from the exons ATGGCTGAGTCGAACAGCGCGAGTTTTCCTCACACGACACCGAACGGGTCCAGTCGCCATGAGAAGAGTTTGGGTCTCCTCACAGTCAAGTTCGTTACTCTTCTTCAAGAGGCCAAAGATGGAGTGCTCGATCTCAAAGTG GCTGCAGACAGTTTGGCAGTCAAACAGAAGAGGAGAATCTACGACATCACCAATGTTCTGGAAGGCATTGGGCTCATTGAAAAAAAGACCAAAAACACCATTCAGTGGAA GGGCGAGAGTTCAGGCTGCCAGCCTCAGGAAGTTCTCGAGCAGGTGGAACTTCTCAAGGCAAATATTGCTGATTTGGAAATTCAAGAGAGAGAGCTGGACATGCAGAAAGCATGTCTGCAACAAAGCATCAAACACCTGAATGAGGACTCCTCCAGCTGCAG ATACAGCTATGTGACACACGAGGACATATGCGATGCGTTTGGTGGGGATACTCTTCTCGCTGTCATGGCACCATCAGGGACTCAACTGGAGGTCCCAGTGCCGGAGATG GGCCACAATGGTCAGAAGAAATACCAGGTGAACTTGCGAAGTCACTCCGCTCCCATCCAGGTGATGCTGATAAACAGAGAGACGAGCAGCTGCAAGCCTGTTGTTGTCTCCGTCCCACCTCTAGATGACATTTCTGCCATGCCGACTCCTCCTAGCACTCCAGCAGGGCTGCAGAGATTCCCCATCTCCACTGCCGATCTCTGTGATATAAAGTGTGGGTCGCTCAAAAGCCCGGCTGCAGAGCACCAGCTCACCCCGTCCTCCACGTCCCCTGATATGCACATGG AATGCAACCCTGAGTCTCCTTCCAGTCAGTGTTTGTTGATGCAGGGCTCTCTCGTTGCTCCTGAAGAACAGCAGAGGGAGATTGGGGGTCAGGATCTGCAGTCCATGCTGGAAGAAATGAGGGATGAGAGAGAAG GTGTTTCGAACCTCATCGATGAACTGATGTCTTCAGATG TTTTCCCCTTGCTAAGACTTTCACCTAACCCCGGTGTGGATTACAATTTCAACCTTGATGACAACGAGGGAGTCTGTGACCTTTTTGATGTGCAGATTCTCAATTATTAA